The region CAGCAATTGGTGTACGCAGCTCGTGAGAAATATCGGCAATCCATTGCTGCCTTGCTTGCTGGTTTTCTCGCAAGGTTTCTGACAAAGTGTTGAGGTCTCTTGCCAGCATACCTAATTCGTCGTTACTGTCAGCATTGAGGTTGCTCTGATAGTCACCTCTTGCCAGGCTTTGCGCCGCACGACGCAGCGCAAGTACAGGCGCAACCAGAAAATGACTAAATGGTATCGCCAGTAAGCTCGACGCTATCAGTGCCACGATGGCGATATACATAAACCAATTTTTTTGTCGTTCAGCAAACAAGCTGTCAAAACGGTTACTCATCACCAGGCCATCTTCCAGGCCTACATACCCAAGTAAAGGTGACGAAGGAGAATCGGACTGATGAACAGGCACCCATAAAGTCGTTCTGGTCGTCGTCAGTGAACCTATTACCTGCTCACCGGCCGCATTCTTATATACCAAACGGCCACTACCATTGTCTCCGTGCCCTCTGGGTGGCCTGCGTTTTTTCGGAGGATACGCCCCTCGCTCCCCTCTTAGTGGGCGCTCAGCACCGGGTTGCGGACGTCTGTCAGATTGATACTGTGTCTGAGGGCGATGCTCATCACCCCTTTCCAAACCTATACTCTCCTCTGTCGAGCCTCTGTCAGCATGCTCTGGTCGTCTATGAGGCCGCTGCATAGCAGGGCTGTCGTAACTGTCATAAGAGGGGGTTGCACTGGCTGAGGTCGCGGTTACAGAATTCCCGCGCACTTCTTGTACCAGCTGATGCCAGGCCGGATGACGGTGAAATACCCATTCCTCACCGTAACGGTCGTAATTTTTTCGAATAGTCGGCATCAACGCAACCAGTCGTGCACGGCTATTTTGTTGAATATAGTCGCGAAAACTTCTTTCAAACGCAGCCTGGTTGGCAAAGTAAATCGCCATGATCAATACGGTGTTGACCAACAGCAAAATAGCCAGCAGCTTGTGCCGTATTGTCAATTTCATGGTGTGATTACCCCTGTGAGCAGACTTCAAAACTTGTAAGACCAGATGCTAATCAGTATGTAAGGTCAATGTGCAAATAGTGTGGAAGTGGAGACAAAATTTACCAAAGCAGGAACACGCCTGTGCGTCTGCTTTGTATAAGTGGTCCGTCACATGCAACACGGACCGATAGTTGAACTAAATCAGGGGAACTAATTAAACTGCACAATCTCGAGACCAAGCATATAACCTTCACCTTCGGTGTTGCTGCCGCAGCGGATGACTTTGACATGGGCATTAAGAGGAGGAATAGACCCACCATGACTATCGATAAACACATCTAACATTTCGTTGATTTCAATTGGCTCCTCAACGATTACCGACAAACCAGTAGCACTCAAGTCGTGGCAAGTACCTTGCAGTTTATGACCCGTAGACAAGACAGTTAATTGTGCCTGGGTATTGACCATCATGCGCATAAAGCGCCGTTTATCCTCATGTATCATGGCATGCTCCACTCATTATTATCATTGCTTGCCTGCAAAAAATTACTTGGGAATAATTTGCACCATATTCTTTATTTTTTCCGACAAAGATTGCATTGAAAAGGGTTTTACGACGTAAGCATCGCAGCCCGCATCAAAACCAGCCTGCTTCTCCTGTTCCGACTCCAAACCCGATACCATCAATACGGGAATGTCTCGCGTTTCAGGCGTGTTTTTCAGCATTCGACACGTATCGTAACCATCCAGCCCAGGCATGCAAACATCGAGCAATATCACGTCCGGTGGATCGGCAATCGCATTAGACAGACAGCTCTTACCAGATTCAGCGTAGCTGAATTTAAATGCGTCCGACAAAGCCATAGAGAGCATTTCAAAATTGAAATACTCATCATCAACCACTAAAACATGCGGCGTTTTCATCCTGCTCCCCTGTGTGGACATAGTCAATGCCGCTTCCTTTTCACAATCCAAAAATAGTTTCCTCTTAATAAGGTAATTGCCCTAATGCAAATTGCAAGTCAAAACACACTATTCGATCTCATTTAGCGCATTAGTGATCCGCTTTGCTGAAATCGGATAAGGTGTGCCTAGTGTTTGAGCAAATAAAGACACCCGAAGTTCCTGCTGCATCCAAAAAACTTCATCGAGGGCCTCTGGCATTGGCAGCCCTTTTGGCTGCTTATTACACTTATCTGTGTATGCAGTTGCTACTTTTTCGAGTTCCAGCACACACAAACGGTCACGATTTGGATCGACCGGCAACTTCTCAAGACGTTTTTCAATCGCTTTCATATAACGCAATAGATCAGACAACTTGTGTGCACCATGCTGGCTAACAAAGCCTTTAAAGATCAGACTCTCTAACTGAGACTTGATATCTCCGTGCGCGGTGATCATGGTTAAATCAACCCGCCCTTTCATGCGCTTGTTAATGCCATGCGCAATACTTAGCACCTGCTCAACCGCCGACGCAATATCTACCACTTTGTCTCCCAGTTCAGCCCGGACATATTCTTTGGCTTTTTCAAAATCCTGCTCAGAGCGGATCGCGGTGTAATCTCCCAGTAAGGCATCGATCCCCGCTGCGGTACAATCGTCGATCAGGTCGTTAATTTTACCAAACGGATTAAAATACAGCCCCAGCTTGGCTTT is a window of Pseudoalteromonas sp. R3 DNA encoding:
- a CDS encoding PilZ domain-containing protein, producing the protein MIHEDKRRFMRMMVNTQAQLTVLSTGHKLQGTCHDLSATGLSVIVEEPIEINEMLDVFIDSHGGSIPPLNAHVKVIRCGSNTEGEGYMLGLEIVQFN
- a CDS encoding response regulator; amino-acid sequence: MSTQGSRMKTPHVLVVDDEYFNFEMLSMALSDAFKFSYAESGKSCLSNAIADPPDVILLDVCMPGLDGYDTCRMLKNTPETRDIPVLMVSGLESEQEKQAGFDAGCDAYVVKPFSMQSLSEKIKNMVQIIPK
- a CDS encoding ATP-binding protein gives rise to the protein MKLTIRHKLLAILLLVNTVLIMAIYFANQAAFERSFRDYIQQNSRARLVALMPTIRKNYDRYGEEWVFHRHPAWHQLVQEVRGNSVTATSASATPSYDSYDSPAMQRPHRRPEHADRGSTEESIGLERGDEHRPQTQYQSDRRPQPGAERPLRGERGAYPPKKRRPPRGHGDNGSGRLVYKNAAGEQVIGSLTTTRTTLWVPVHQSDSPSSPLLGYVGLEDGLVMSNRFDSLFAERQKNWFMYIAIVALIASSLLAIPFSHFLVAPVLALRRAAQSLARGDYQSNLNADSNDELGMLARDLNTLSETLRENQQARQQWIADISHELRTPIAVFKAELEGMIDGVIETNPEQLHSLHEEISRLTQLVDDLHQLSMSDRGSLSYEMSPNCLGEIVEQTFGNHQAQLTNQHFEWQLDGDKTLLMDCDDRRMTQLFSNLMQNTLRYTDSTEHSPGQIRVTIKKLGDQTEIVWQDSSPGVEPELLDKLFDRLYRVKQARDRVSGGSGLGLAICTSIVQAHNGTISAQQSQLGGLAVVMRFS